A stretch of Desulfitobacterium dichloroeliminans LMG P-21439 DNA encodes these proteins:
- the gatA gene encoding Asp-tRNA(Asn)/Glu-tRNA(Gln) amidotransferase subunit GatA: MEITTRTIGELHELLESKAISATELAQGFLARIESVDPEIKAFITVTKKTALEQAKAVDEKLARGEKLGALEGIPMALKDNLCTEGIRTTCSSKILDNFIPPYNATVTDKLKDAGAVLLGKLNMDEFAMGSSTENSGFFATRNPWDLERVPGGSSGGSVAAVAADQAVFTLGSDTGGSIRQPAAFCGVVGLKPTYGLVSRYGLIAYASSLDQIGPVTKTVADNAWVLNAIAGHDAKDSTSVSLAKPDYTRSLTEDIRGLRIGVPQEYFGQGMDPQVETVLREAIRTYESLGAIVEECSLPHTEYAMPAYYLIATAEASSNLARYDGVRYGHRTESPEDILSMFCKTRAEGFGSEVKRRIMLGTYALSAGYYDAYYLKAQKARTLIVRDFDQAFEKYDVLLSPTTPTTAFRIGEKSSDPLTMYLSDVCTVPINLAGIPALSMPAGFVDGLPVGMQLMGKHFAEGTLYKAGYAFEKNTSFHTVKPSLSQGGAK; encoded by the coding sequence ATGGAGATAACGACGCGAACGATTGGGGAGCTGCACGAGCTTTTAGAAAGCAAGGCCATCAGTGCCACAGAGCTTGCCCAGGGGTTCTTAGCTAGAATAGAATCAGTAGACCCTGAGATTAAAGCCTTTATCACGGTAACCAAGAAAACAGCTCTCGAACAGGCGAAGGCTGTGGATGAAAAGCTGGCGCGAGGAGAAAAGCTCGGAGCACTTGAGGGAATTCCCATGGCTCTCAAAGACAATCTCTGTACAGAGGGCATTCGGACCACTTGCTCCTCAAAAATCTTAGACAATTTTATCCCGCCCTACAATGCGACAGTGACCGATAAACTCAAGGATGCCGGTGCCGTTCTTTTAGGCAAGCTCAATATGGACGAATTCGCCATGGGCTCCTCCACAGAAAACTCAGGATTTTTTGCTACTCGCAATCCTTGGGATCTTGAACGGGTACCGGGAGGATCTTCGGGGGGTTCGGTGGCTGCTGTGGCGGCCGATCAAGCGGTATTTACACTCGGCTCCGATACAGGGGGCTCGATTCGGCAGCCCGCGGCTTTTTGCGGCGTCGTCGGCTTAAAGCCCACCTATGGGTTGGTGTCTCGCTATGGACTCATTGCCTATGCTTCATCCTTGGATCAAATCGGCCCAGTGACCAAAACGGTGGCGGATAATGCTTGGGTTCTCAATGCCATTGCCGGGCATGATGCCAAGGATTCCACTTCCGTGTCCTTGGCGAAGCCAGATTATACTCGTTCTTTAACAGAAGATATTCGGGGGCTACGCATCGGGGTGCCTCAGGAATACTTTGGTCAAGGAATGGATCCCCAGGTTGAAACCGTCCTTCGGGAGGCTATCCGTACCTATGAAAGTCTCGGAGCAATCGTTGAGGAATGCTCCTTACCCCATACGGAATATGCCATGCCGGCCTACTATTTGATTGCTACAGCAGAAGCCAGCTCTAACTTGGCGCGCTATGATGGGGTTCGTTATGGGCATCGCACAGAATCCCCAGAGGATATCCTCAGCATGTTTTGCAAAACCAGGGCCGAAGGTTTCGGCTCAGAGGTGAAGCGCCGGATTATGCTGGGAACTTATGCGTTAAGTGCCGGTTATTATGATGCCTATTATTTAAAAGCCCAGAAGGCACGCACCTTAATCGTGCGGGATTTTGACCAAGCTTTTGAAAAATATGATGTACTGCTTTCCCCGACTACCCCCACAACCGCTTTTCGGATTGGGGAAAAATCTTCTGACCCTCTGACCATGTATCTGTCCGATGTGTGCACTGTCCCCATTAATTTGGCAGGAATTCCTGCTTTATCGATGCCGGCGGGTTTTGTGGATGGACTGCCGGTGGGAATGCAGCTGATGGGCAAACATTTTGCGGAGGGAACCCTCTATAAGGCAGGGTATGCTTTTGAAAAAAACACCTCCTTCCATACTGTGAAACCAAGCTTGAGTCAAGGAGGGGCAAAGTAA
- a CDS encoding phosphoribosylaminoimidazolesuccinocarboxamide synthase, producing MEKIYTGKTKDVYRQEDGTYLLKFKDDVTGTDGVFDPGANTVGLSIEGAGKAGLRLTQFFFEKINEAGIPTHYLAANIEQNTMTVKPARPFGQGVEVILRYKAVGSFHRRYGKYCNSGDPLDGYVEVTLKDDDRNDPLITDEALEMLGIMTKEEYKTLGQLTRKIGEIVKDEMAKKDLELYDIKFEFGRVGEDNHVALIDEISGGNMRAYRGEQYIEPLDLEKMMLEA from the coding sequence ATGGAAAAAATATATACCGGGAAGACAAAAGATGTCTATCGTCAAGAAGACGGAACCTATCTGCTAAAATTTAAAGATGATGTCACCGGCACCGATGGTGTCTTTGACCCGGGTGCGAATACGGTGGGACTGTCGATTGAAGGAGCGGGTAAAGCCGGACTTCGTCTGACTCAGTTCTTTTTCGAGAAGATCAATGAGGCGGGTATCCCAACCCACTATTTGGCAGCTAATATCGAGCAAAACACCATGACGGTAAAGCCAGCCAGACCCTTTGGACAAGGGGTGGAAGTTATTCTTAGGTACAAGGCTGTGGGCAGTTTTCACCGGAGATACGGCAAATATTGCAATTCAGGTGATCCTCTCGATGGCTATGTCGAAGTTACCTTAAAAGATGATGATCGCAATGACCCCTTGATAACGGACGAAGCGCTGGAAATGCTGGGGATCATGACCAAAGAGGAATATAAGACCTTGGGTCAGCTAACCCGAAAAATTGGCGAGATTGTCAAAGACGAAATGGCCAAAAAGGACCTAGAGCTCTATGATATCAAATTTGAGTTTGGCAGAGTGGGCGAGGACAATCACGTAGCCCTTATCGATGAAATCTCCGGAGGCAACATGCGGGCCTATCGCGGGGAGCAGTATATTGAGCCGCTTGATTTGGAAAAGATGATGTTAGAAGCATAA
- a CDS encoding saccharopine dehydrogenase family protein, with protein MGRALIIGAGGVASVVAHKCCQVPEVFEEICIASRTLKKCEDIRDKLIGSQTKVRVAQVDADITENVIKLIEDFKPEIVINVALPYQDLTIMDACLATGVHYLDTANYEPPDVPKFEYKWQWAYRDRFAQAGLTALLGSGFDPGVTGVFCAYAQKHYFDEIHTIDIVDANGGDHGYPFATNFNPEINIREITAKGRYYKDGEWIETDPLSVKKEYDLDEVGPKNIYLLYHEELESLAKNIKGIKQIRFWMTFSDNYLNHLTVLQNVGMTSIVPIDFEGHKIIPLHFLKAVLPDPASLGPRTKGKTNIGCIIQGVKDGKPRTYYVYNICDHQECYAEVGSQAISYTTGVPAMIGAMLIMQGIWKKPGVYNVEEFDPDPYMAALNKYGLPWKEDFAPTLLDEE; from the coding sequence ATGGGAAGAGCCTTGATTATTGGGGCCGGTGGTGTCGCCAGCGTTGTAGCACACAAATGTTGCCAGGTTCCGGAAGTGTTTGAGGAAATTTGTATTGCGAGCCGAACGCTTAAAAAATGCGAGGACATCCGAGATAAACTCATCGGCAGTCAGACCAAAGTTAGGGTAGCTCAGGTTGATGCCGACATTACCGAGAATGTGATTAAGCTTATTGAAGATTTTAAACCGGAAATTGTTATCAATGTGGCGCTTCCTTATCAAGATTTGACGATTATGGATGCGTGTTTAGCTACTGGAGTCCATTATCTCGATACAGCCAATTACGAACCACCGGATGTACCGAAGTTTGAATACAAATGGCAGTGGGCTTACAGAGATAGATTTGCTCAGGCAGGACTAACAGCCTTATTGGGAAGTGGCTTTGATCCTGGGGTGACCGGGGTATTTTGTGCCTACGCACAAAAGCACTATTTCGATGAAATCCACACCATTGACATTGTTGATGCTAACGGTGGGGATCATGGGTATCCTTTTGCGACGAATTTTAACCCAGAAATCAATATACGGGAAATTACGGCGAAGGGTCGCTATTATAAGGACGGCGAATGGATCGAAACAGATCCCCTTTCCGTTAAGAAAGAGTATGATTTAGATGAGGTTGGCCCCAAGAACATCTATCTGCTCTATCATGAAGAATTAGAATCTTTAGCTAAGAATATTAAGGGTATTAAACAAATCCGCTTCTGGATGACCTTCTCCGATAATTATCTAAACCATTTAACCGTCTTGCAAAATGTTGGCATGACCTCCATTGTGCCTATTGATTTTGAAGGTCACAAAATTATACCCTTACATTTTTTAAAAGCTGTTCTGCCGGATCCTGCCTCCTTGGGACCGAGAACCAAAGGGAAAACCAATATCGGTTGTATTATCCAAGGGGTTAAAGACGGTAAGCCCAGAACGTACTACGTTTACAATATCTGTGACCATCAAGAATGCTATGCTGAAGTGGGCTCACAAGCGATTTCTTATACTACAGGGGTTCCGGCCATGATTGGTGCCATGTTGATTATGCAAGGAATTTGGAAAAAGCCCGGGGTATATAATGTGGAAGAATTCGATCCCGATCCCTATATGGCGGCCTTAAATAAGTATGGTTTGCCTTGGAAAGAGGACTTCGCACCGACATTATTGGATGAGGAATAA
- a CDS encoding NADP-dependent isocitrate dehydrogenase, which produces MEKIKMNVPLVEMDGDEMTRIIWEYIKEILLQPYIELKTEYYDLGLQKRNETDDQITIDAALATKKYGVAVKCATITPNAQRVEEYNLKEMWKSPNGTIRAILDGTVFRAPVLVEGIKPLVTTWKKPITIARHAYGDIYRNVEYRVEGPGKAELVYTDKIGKETRQTIFDFPGKGVLMGMHNLDSSIESFARACFNYALDVKQDLWFSTKDTISKQYDHTFKDIFQEIYDQEYKEKFEGAKLEYFYTLIDDAVARVIRSEGGYIWACKNYDGDVMSDMVATAFGSLAMMTSVLVSPEGYYEYEAAHGTVTRHYYKHLQGEETSTNPIATIFAWTGALRKRGELDGLEDLVMFADQLDKASLQTIEAGIMTKDLALISELPHKQSVTTEAFLHAIKKTLDGTRSV; this is translated from the coding sequence ATGGAAAAAATCAAAATGAACGTACCCTTGGTGGAGATGGACGGGGATGAGATGACCCGAATCATCTGGGAGTACATAAAAGAGATTCTCCTGCAACCTTATATCGAGTTAAAAACGGAATATTACGATCTTGGACTGCAGAAACGCAATGAGACCGATGACCAGATAACCATCGATGCGGCTCTAGCTACGAAGAAATACGGGGTAGCCGTTAAATGTGCGACCATTACCCCCAATGCCCAGCGGGTCGAGGAATATAACCTGAAGGAAATGTGGAAAAGCCCTAATGGCACCATCAGAGCGATCCTCGATGGCACCGTATTCCGTGCCCCCGTCCTTGTGGAAGGTATTAAGCCTCTGGTGACCACTTGGAAAAAGCCCATCACCATTGCTCGTCACGCTTATGGAGATATCTATAGAAATGTTGAGTACCGCGTTGAGGGTCCCGGTAAGGCGGAACTTGTCTATACCGATAAAATAGGCAAAGAAACTCGTCAGACGATATTTGATTTCCCTGGTAAAGGCGTCTTAATGGGAATGCATAACCTGGATAGCTCCATCGAGAGCTTTGCTCGGGCTTGCTTCAACTATGCCCTAGATGTTAAACAGGATTTGTGGTTTTCTACTAAGGATACTATTTCCAAACAATATGATCATACCTTCAAAGACATTTTTCAAGAGATCTATGATCAGGAGTATAAGGAAAAGTTTGAAGGGGCCAAGCTGGAATACTTTTATACATTGATTGACGATGCTGTAGCTCGCGTCATTCGCTCCGAAGGCGGTTATATTTGGGCTTGTAAGAACTACGATGGGGATGTCATGTCGGACATGGTCGCCACTGCATTTGGTAGCTTAGCGATGATGACTTCAGTGTTGGTATCACCAGAAGGCTATTACGAATATGAGGCTGCCCACGGCACGGTGACTCGTCACTATTACAAGCATCTGCAAGGGGAAGAGACCTCGACGAACCCCATCGCCACCATATTCGCATGGACTGGTGCATTACGCAAACGTGGTGAGTTGGATGGCCTAGAGGATTTAGTGATGTTTGCTGATCAACTGGATAAAGCTTCTTTACAAACGATTGAAGCAGGGATTATGACCAAGGATCTGGCCCTAATCTCTGAACTGCCACATAAGCAATCGGTAACGACTGAAGCATTTCTTCACGCAATTAAGAAGACCTTAGATGGTACTCGTTCAGTCTGA
- the nspC gene encoding carboxynorspermidine decarboxylase, producing MNVTELATPSYVVDENLLKRNLEILKSVQDRTGCNILLALKGFSMHAVFPLVGQYLKGITASSLFEARLGFEEMGKEVHIYAPAYIDEEIDELLEYCDHMVFNSFAQWRKFKDKIKSHPRKIGCGIRVNPEYSEIETDIYNPCFQNSRLGVTLANFRPEELEGVEGLHFHTLCEQDSDTLERTIKVVEEKFGEHIKKMKWLNLGGGHHITRPDYDLETLIRCINYLKEKYQIDIYLEPGEAVALNTGFLVSKVLDIVDNGMQIAILDASAACHMPDVLEMPYRPAIINAGQPGEHPYTYRLGGNTCLAGDVIGDYSFPEPLKPGDKLIFCDMAHYTMVKNNMFNGVNLPNIVVYNEELGFKMIRRFGYEDFKNRLS from the coding sequence ATGAATGTAACTGAACTAGCGACACCAAGTTATGTTGTGGATGAGAACCTTCTCAAAAGGAATCTAGAGATTTTGAAGTCTGTCCAAGATCGGACTGGCTGCAACATCTTGCTTGCTTTGAAGGGTTTCTCCATGCATGCTGTCTTTCCTTTAGTCGGTCAATACCTCAAAGGAATTACGGCCAGCTCCCTGTTCGAGGCTCGATTGGGCTTTGAAGAGATGGGCAAAGAAGTTCATATCTATGCACCGGCATACATTGATGAGGAAATCGATGAACTGTTAGAGTACTGTGATCATATGGTCTTTAACTCCTTTGCTCAGTGGCGCAAATTTAAGGATAAAATCAAGAGCCATCCTCGCAAAATCGGGTGTGGGATTCGCGTCAATCCGGAATACTCAGAAATTGAGACGGATATTTATAACCCCTGCTTTCAGAACTCGAGGTTAGGAGTCACCCTAGCTAACTTCCGGCCGGAGGAACTGGAGGGGGTCGAAGGTCTGCATTTCCATACCCTCTGTGAACAAGACTCGGATACCTTGGAACGTACTATCAAGGTGGTCGAAGAAAAATTCGGCGAGCACATCAAGAAGATGAAATGGCTTAACCTAGGTGGCGGTCATCATATTACGCGACCGGATTATGATTTGGAAACCCTGATTCGCTGTATCAACTATTTAAAGGAAAAGTATCAGATTGATATCTATCTGGAACCGGGCGAGGCTGTGGCCTTAAATACGGGCTTCTTAGTCTCCAAAGTCCTCGATATTGTGGACAATGGCATGCAGATTGCCATTTTGGATGCTTCCGCCGCCTGTCATATGCCTGATGTTCTGGAGATGCCATATCGACCGGCGATTATCAATGCCGGTCAACCGGGAGAACATCCCTATACCTATCGGCTGGGAGGTAATACCTGCCTTGCCGGAGATGTCATTGGCGATTACTCGTTCCCGGAGCCCCTCAAGCCGGGTGACAAGCTCATCTTTTGCGATATGGCACACTACACCATGGTGAAAAACAATATGTTTAATGGTGTGAATCTACCGAATATCGTGGTCTACAACGAAGAATTAGGTTTTAAGATGATTCGACGTTTTGGCTATGAGGATTTCAAGAATCGTTTATCATAA
- the gatB gene encoding Asp-tRNA(Asn)/Glu-tRNA(Gln) amidotransferase subunit GatB — protein MKAFDRYEMVCGVEVHVELATKTKIFCNCSTEFGGEQNTHVCPVCLGLPGVLPVLNKEVVNLAIKAGLALNCEIADFSKFDRKNYFYPDAPKNFQTSQYDLPICKQGWLDYEVEGKTKRVGITRAHMEDDAGKLVHSGATISTSQESFVDYNRTGVPLLEIVSEPDMRSIPDVVGFLEELVRTIQYTEVSDCRMEQGSVRFDINVSLRPLGQLEFGTRTESKNLNSFSSVRRCLEYEIERQAQLLDKGQAVVQETRTWDEGQGVTLSLRSKEEAHDYRYFPEPDLVPLVISREWVEEIRQTLPEMPAVRRERYTSLGLTEYDAGVLTASKQLSDYFDEALQNYGEAKTLANWVMGELTRLLNAQQIRVEESPVRPKQLAELLTIIDKGTISGKIGKTVLEDMFATGQDPEVIVKEKGLAQISDTGALLKIVDEVIAANPQSVEDFKAGKEKAIGFLVGQLMKATKGQANPGVVNSLLKEQLSKL, from the coding sequence ATGAAGGCCTTTGATCGTTATGAAATGGTCTGCGGAGTGGAAGTTCATGTGGAGCTCGCCACGAAGACCAAGATTTTCTGCAATTGCTCCACGGAGTTTGGTGGGGAGCAAAATACCCATGTTTGTCCTGTTTGCCTAGGTTTGCCTGGGGTATTACCGGTCCTCAACAAGGAAGTCGTCAATCTGGCGATTAAAGCGGGGCTAGCTTTGAACTGCGAAATCGCTGACTTCTCCAAGTTCGACCGTAAAAACTACTTTTATCCTGATGCCCCGAAGAACTTCCAAACCTCCCAATACGACCTGCCCATCTGTAAGCAGGGCTGGCTCGACTATGAAGTAGAAGGAAAGACGAAGCGGGTCGGGATCACCCGGGCTCATATGGAGGATGATGCGGGAAAGCTGGTGCACAGCGGCGCCACTATTTCCACTTCTCAAGAATCCTTTGTGGATTATAACCGGACCGGGGTACCGCTCTTGGAGATTGTTTCCGAACCGGATATGCGTTCGATTCCCGATGTAGTGGGCTTTTTAGAAGAGCTGGTCAGGACCATTCAATACACGGAGGTCTCGGATTGCCGGATGGAACAGGGCTCGGTACGTTTTGATATCAATGTCTCTCTGCGTCCCCTCGGTCAGCTAGAATTCGGCACCCGGACAGAATCGAAAAACCTTAACTCTTTTAGCTCGGTACGGCGTTGCTTAGAATATGAGATTGAGCGACAAGCGCAACTTTTGGATAAGGGGCAAGCTGTCGTGCAGGAAACACGTACCTGGGACGAAGGCCAAGGAGTCACCCTTTCCTTGCGTTCCAAGGAAGAAGCTCATGATTATCGCTACTTCCCTGAGCCGGATTTGGTGCCCTTGGTCATCAGTCGGGAGTGGGTGGAGGAAATTCGCCAAACCCTGCCTGAAATGCCTGCGGTGCGTCGGGAACGCTATACATCATTAGGACTCACGGAGTATGATGCTGGCGTCCTTACCGCGTCCAAGCAACTGTCGGATTATTTTGATGAGGCTCTGCAGAATTATGGAGAGGCCAAAACCTTGGCCAACTGGGTCATGGGTGAATTGACCCGACTTCTGAATGCGCAGCAAATCAGGGTGGAGGAATCCCCGGTGAGGCCCAAGCAATTGGCGGAGCTCCTGACCATCATCGACAAAGGAACCATTAGCGGTAAGATCGGAAAAACCGTCCTTGAAGACATGTTTGCAACCGGACAAGACCCGGAAGTCATTGTCAAGGAAAAGGGTCTGGCTCAAATCAGTGATACCGGTGCCCTACTTAAGATTGTCGATGAAGTGATTGCCGCTAATCCCCAATCCGTGGAAGACTTCAAGGCGGGTAAAGAAAAAGCCATCGGCTTCCTTGTGGGCCAGCTAATGAAGGCTACGAAGGGTCAGGCCAATCCTGGGGTTGTCAATAGCTTGCTGAAGGAACAGCTTTCGAAACTGTAG
- a CDS encoding CPBP family intramembrane glutamic endopeptidase, with the protein MEEKTSNKASDKASKEIPPRRPAWNVWQGLFLLLIIYALEFFFGWLRTPQELDQLEGFFRYLTVGMGEALLYLVILLGFFRLIKRPLRELGLVRPLFRYILLGLLMGVFLLVAVGLLGNFLANLLGTPAPQSFTLVLVGAQYDWQLILLILLGGVIAPIKEEVFFRGLFYPPFRQEYGRGKGILFTAGLFALLHFDVVRFLPLLVGGVVLTWLYEKSGSLWPSIIAHGTWNTLMALMVWIQR; encoded by the coding sequence ATGGAAGAGAAAACCTCCAATAAAGCAAGTGATAAAGCAAGCAAGGAAATTCCTCCACGACGCCCGGCTTGGAACGTCTGGCAGGGGCTTTTTTTATTGCTCATCATATATGCTCTCGAGTTCTTTTTTGGCTGGCTCAGGACTCCTCAAGAATTGGATCAACTGGAGGGGTTCTTTCGCTATTTGACGGTAGGTATGGGAGAAGCTTTACTCTATCTCGTCATACTCCTAGGTTTCTTTAGGCTTATCAAGCGTCCCTTGCGTGAGCTAGGGCTAGTTCGACCACTTTTTCGTTATATTCTCTTGGGACTGCTGATGGGGGTTTTTCTCCTTGTCGCTGTGGGCTTATTGGGGAATTTCCTCGCTAATCTCTTAGGAACTCCAGCTCCGCAAAGCTTTACCCTGGTTCTGGTGGGGGCGCAATATGACTGGCAATTGATTTTGCTGATTTTACTGGGCGGGGTAATAGCTCCGATCAAAGAAGAAGTTTTCTTTCGAGGGTTATTCTATCCACCTTTTCGACAAGAATATGGAAGAGGCAAAGGCATTCTGTTTACAGCAGGCTTGTTTGCTCTGTTGCATTTTGATGTGGTTCGTTTTTTACCCTTGCTTGTGGGCGGAGTCGTCCTGACATGGCTTTACGAAAAATCGGGCAGTCTTTGGCCGTCAATTATTGCCCATGGAACATGGAATACCCTCATGGCCTTAATGGTGTGGATTCAAAGGTAA
- the lgt gene encoding prolipoprotein diacylglyceryl transferase, with the protein MSDRFLVQNLFGIEGLNIAWYGAIISSAIIIGVWLASREAEHQGLKSDAIFDFLMIVLPLAIIGARVYYVIFEWPQYAANPIDIIATWKGGLAIYGGVIGGFIGALIFAKLNKFPLLRIIDIVVPSLILGQAIGRWGNYINQEAFGNLVTNPNLQFFPYAVLIDWLGEWHQATFFYESMWNLGVFFLLIYFRHRTKFTGQLLATYFIGYGLGRFWIEGLRMDSLFLIPGLRVSQGLSLVLIIVGIVMIVFHKKLFKENLPYEGKYLLKPDK; encoded by the coding sequence ATGTCAGATCGTTTCCTAGTACAAAACTTATTTGGAATTGAAGGACTAAATATTGCTTGGTATGGTGCCATTATTTCTTCTGCCATCATCATTGGGGTATGGTTAGCTAGTCGAGAGGCGGAGCACCAAGGTCTTAAAAGTGATGCGATTTTCGACTTCTTGATGATAGTCCTACCCTTAGCTATTATCGGGGCAAGGGTTTATTACGTAATTTTTGAGTGGCCCCAATATGCCGCCAATCCGATAGATATCATCGCGACTTGGAAAGGTGGTTTAGCAATCTATGGTGGTGTAATTGGCGGCTTCATCGGAGCCCTTATTTTTGCCAAGCTTAACAAATTTCCTTTGTTGCGTATCATCGATATCGTCGTTCCCAGTTTGATTCTAGGACAAGCGATCGGACGCTGGGGGAACTATATCAACCAAGAGGCCTTCGGAAATCTGGTCACGAATCCCAATCTACAATTTTTTCCTTATGCCGTGCTAATCGATTGGTTAGGAGAATGGCACCAAGCCACTTTCTTTTACGAGAGTATGTGGAATTTAGGAGTCTTCTTTCTTCTTATCTATTTCCGACACAGAACCAAATTCACCGGTCAGCTCCTCGCCACTTATTTCATTGGCTATGGTCTAGGGCGCTTTTGGATTGAGGGTCTGAGAATGGATAGTCTATTTTTGATACCTGGGCTGCGTGTATCACAAGGTTTATCCTTGGTATTAATCATTGTCGGCATTGTGATGATCGTATTTCATAAGAAGCTTTTTAAAGAAAATCTTCCTTACGAAGGTAAGTATTTGCTAAAACCAGATAAGTAA
- the nifV gene encoding homocitrate synthase, giving the protein MVERKLTIVDTTLRDGEQTAGVVFSNQEKIMIARMLDDLGVDQIEAGVPVMGGDEQKAIKDIVKMGLKASIMGWNRAVVADIQKSIECGCDAVAISISTSDIHIEHKLMTTREDVLERMVKATEFAKKNGLYISVNAEDASRSDMDFLLEFARQAKNAGANRLRYCDTVGILEPFKTFDRIAQIKKSVDIDIEMHTHNDFGMATANALAGVKAGASHIGVTVNGLGERAGNAALEEVVMALKHLVGIDLNFATERFVEVSEFVARASGRSVPVWKAIVGSNMFAHESGIHADGALKNPLTYEVFKPEEVGLERQIVIGKHSGTAAIKAKFRNEYGKEISSEEADVLLARVREFAVDMKRSLFDKELMYLYEDLHRDKAES; this is encoded by the coding sequence GTGGTAGAAAGAAAACTAACCATTGTGGACACGACATTGCGGGATGGGGAACAAACCGCAGGCGTAGTTTTTTCCAATCAGGAGAAAATAATGATTGCCCGGATGCTGGATGATCTTGGGGTGGACCAAATTGAGGCTGGGGTTCCGGTGATGGGTGGCGATGAGCAAAAGGCCATCAAGGATATTGTTAAGATGGGCTTAAAAGCTAGCATTATGGGATGGAACCGAGCGGTTGTTGCTGATATTCAGAAATCAATCGAATGTGGTTGTGATGCTGTGGCAATTTCTATTTCCACTTCGGACATCCATATCGAACATAAACTCATGACCACTCGCGAGGATGTCCTTGAGAGAATGGTTAAGGCCACTGAATTCGCCAAGAAGAATGGACTTTACATATCGGTGAATGCAGAAGACGCTTCCCGGTCAGATATGGATTTTCTTTTAGAATTTGCCCGCCAGGCTAAGAATGCCGGCGCAAACCGACTTCGTTATTGCGATACGGTGGGAATACTCGAACCCTTTAAAACCTTTGATCGGATTGCCCAAATAAAGAAGAGTGTGGATATCGATATCGAGATGCACACTCATAACGACTTTGGTATGGCTACTGCCAATGCCTTGGCCGGAGTAAAAGCCGGGGCTTCACATATCGGTGTAACTGTCAACGGCTTAGGAGAACGAGCAGGCAATGCCGCTCTGGAGGAAGTCGTCATGGCCCTCAAACATTTAGTGGGAATCGATCTGAACTTTGCCACGGAGCGCTTCGTGGAGGTTTCTGAATTTGTGGCTAGAGCATCTGGCCGCTCCGTTCCTGTGTGGAAAGCCATCGTGGGCAGTAACATGTTTGCTCATGAATCAGGAATTCATGCCGATGGTGCGTTGAAAAATCCCCTTACTTATGAAGTGTTTAAGCCGGAGGAAGTCGGCTTAGAGCGGCAGATTGTGATTGGGAAACACTCAGGCACCGCAGCGATTAAAGCAAAGTTCCGCAATGAGTACGGTAAAGAAATCTCCAGTGAAGAGGCAGATGTGCTTTTGGCACGGGTGCGGGAATTTGCCGTAGATATGAAGCGTTCCCTCTTTGATAAGGAACTTATGTATCTCTACGAAGACTTGCATCGAGATAAAGCTGAGTCATAA